One Triticum dicoccoides isolate Atlit2015 ecotype Zavitan chromosome 4B, WEW_v2.0, whole genome shotgun sequence genomic window carries:
- the LOC119290995 gene encoding uncharacterized protein LOC119290995, translating into MPKTSSSPSPTVAPMNPLLPSSSSYLKSHHPPDPDPGSPNPSPCSYLLHVDADDEALIQIPGGPNPSPGDPVASSLALPPVDPTPHISSQFYTFTAASHALMLRCILAGRPAVAEEVRAATSPSVLASWRAVWKDRNEDTAYLTAWKRIQDKLAASADGRHLHFKSNPAQRVSHVGQWLDIVSEAHADPDLLRHLGLKDTVERIRQAWTVGAKFYGIPESFVRVCVAACPVCKAAPAGQPDSAISSPGRGKRRRRFEYTETLDVPARDVPRRLQQLAAKHKVVLCIRQKYIRYKPFMAEVKDYACHRAGVPTSSSGNTVSSSASASEAKKPRGLKREPYQSKRCGCGFRIRAIVPIANYNEKDKSFVYQEEGTAVFKLYAVHSGHEPGPLDGSARIVHRLVGHQGTFEFDPDIYDINEEGEPSFTIKGDVDVDIDDSHQAVLQQVRELRAEVVSLEGKVAKMHPELLGSLSNELSEVLHRIRKFNLDGNTYQPEETLMMGNEVGGWATGDVSHHLDHHDGAFCKEDDMLDDDDTDFGSSLGPIVSWDRMAAECEDRKMLMGDSPKCDKWMLKENVGDFDEKSILNCGDEDGGEDSKIIKPLMHDDTMVTDSSLLGIQIDGFYSGPKWYDSPVGLDSSGDAGDVSFRHGLV; encoded by the coding sequence ATGCCGAAGACCTCCTCGTCGCCATCCCCCACCGTCGCCCCCATGaatcccctcctcccctcctcctcctcctacctcAAATCCCACCACCCGCCGGACCCGGACCCCGGCTCCCCGAACCCCAGCCCCTGCAGCTACCTCCTCCACGTCGACGCCGACGACGAGGCGCTGATCCAAATCCCCGGCGGCCCGAACCCTAGCCCGGGGGACCCCGTCGCCTCCTCGCTCGCGCTGCCGCCCGTCGACCCGACGCCGCACATCTCCTCGCAGTTCTACACCTTCACCGCCGCCTCGCACGCGCTCATGCTGCGCTGCATCCTCGCCGGCCGCCCCGCCGTCGCCGAGGAGGTCCGCGCCGCCACCTCCCCCTCCGTGCTCGCCTCCTGGCGGGCGGTCTGGAAGGACCGGAACGAGGACACCGCCTACCTCACCGCGTGGAAGCGCATCCAGGACAAGCTCGCCGCCTCGGCCGACGGCCGCCACCTCCACTTCAAGTCCAACCCCGCGCAGCGCGTCTCCCATGTCGGCCAGTGGCTGGACATAGTATCGGAGGCGCACGCGGACCCGGACCTTCTCCGCCACCTCGGCCTCAAGGACACCGTTGAGCGTATCAGGCAGGCCTGGACTGTGGGAGCCAAATTCTATGGTATTCCCGAATCATTTGTCAGGGTATGTGTTGCTGCGTGCCCTGTTTGTAAGGCTGCACCTGCTGGACAGCCTGATTCTGCTATCTCATCGCCAGGACGAGGCAAGCGGCGGCGCAGGTTTGAATATACGGAGACGCTGGATGTGCCGGCACGAGACGTGCCGCGCCGGCTACAGCAGCTGGCTGCCAAGCACAAGGTGGTCCTCTGTATTAGGCAGAAGTATATAAGGTATAAGCCATTCATGGCCGAGGTGAAGGATTATGCATGCCATCGTGCTGGAGTGCCAACTTCAAGTAGTGGGAATACTGTGTCCTCTTCAGCCAGTGCCTCTGAGGCGAAGAAGCCACGGGGGCTGAAGCGGGAGCCATACCAATCCAAGAGGTGTGGCTGTGGGTTCCGTATCAGGGCTATTGTGCCCATAGCCAATTATAACGAGAAAGACAAGAGTTTTGTATATCAAGAAGAGGGCACTGCAGTGTTCAAGCTTTATGCCGTGCACTCAGGTCATGAGCCCGGGCCACTTGATGGCAGTGCTCGGATTGTTCACAGGTTAGTTGGGCATCAGGGGACATTTGAGTTTGATCCAGACATTTATGACATCAATGAGGAAGGTGAGCCTAGCTTTACAATTAAGGGGGATGTAGATGTTGACATTGATGACTCGCATCAGGCAGTCTTGCAACAAGTCCGGGAACTCAGAGCAGAGGTGGTCTCCCTAGAAGGGAAGGTGGCTAAGATGCACCCAGAGCTATTGGGTTCTCTTTCCAATGAGCTATCTGAGGTGTTGCACAGGATTAGGAAGTTTAATTTGGATGGCAACACTTACCAGCCAGAGGAGACATTGATGATGGGCAATGAGGTCGGGGGATGGGCGACTGGTGATGTGTCGCACCATTTAGATCATCACGATGGTGCATTCTGCAAGgaggatgacatgcttgatgacgaTGATACTGATTTTGGTTCAAGCCTTGGGCCCATCGTCTCATGGGATAGAATGGCAGCAGAGTGCGAGGACAGGAAGATGCTAATGGGTGATAGCCCAAAGTGTGATAAGTGGATGCTGAAGGAGAATGTTGGTGACTTTGATGAAAAGAGTATTCTTAACTGTGGGGATGAAGATGGTGGCGAGGATTCCAAGATTATTAAGCCATTGATGCATGATGATACCATGGTAACTGACTCAAGCTTGTTAGGCATACAAATAGACGGATTCTACTCTGGGCCCAAGTGGTATGATTCACCTGTAGGTTTAGATTCCAGTGGCGATGCAGGAGATGTCAGTTTTAGACATGGACTTGTGTGA